A portion of the Sus scrofa isolate TJ Tabasco breed Duroc chromosome 5, Sscrofa11.1, whole genome shotgun sequence genome contains these proteins:
- the LOC110260576 gene encoding LOW QUALITY PROTEIN: olfactory receptor 2AP1-like (The sequence of the model RefSeq protein was modified relative to this genomic sequence to represent the inferred CDS: inserted 1 base in 1 codon) translates to MKNQTYMTEFILLGLTDIPEIRLVIFGLLFLTYVFSISGNLTIIALTLLDSHLQTPMYFFLRNFSFLEISFTTTFTPRLLFSISTGNKSISFAGCFTQYFFAIFLGATEFYLLAAMSYDRYVAICKPLHYTTIMSNRVCIQLVLCSWLGGLLIILSPIIMTSQLDFCASNVLNHYYCDYGPLIEISCSDTQLLELIDFILAVVTLVVTXVLVIVSYARIIQTILKIPSAQQRQKALSMCSSHMIVISLSYGSCIFMYIKPSAKEGVAFNKGVAVLNTSIAPLLNPFIYTLRNKQVKQAFNNVARKIAHLYSF, encoded by the exons ATGAAAAACCAAACCTACATGACAGAATTTATTCTGCTGGGACTGACAGACATCCCAGAGATTCGACTCGTAATCTTTGGACTTCTCTTCCTCACCTACGTATTCAGCATCTCAGGGAACTTGACAATCATCGCCCTCACTCTCCTGGACTCCCACCTCCAgactcccatgtacttcttcctccgAAACTTCTCCTTCTTAGAAATTTCCTTTACAACCACTTTTACTCCGAGGCTGCTCTTCAGCATCTCCACTGGGAACAAGAGCATCAGCTTTGCGGGGTGCTTCACTCAGTATTTCTTTGCCATATTCCTCGGGGCCACAGAGTTTTACCTTCTGGctgccatgtcctatgaccgctatgtggccatctgcaaacccctgcattacaCAACCATCATGAGCAACAGAGTCTGCATCCAGCTGGTTCTCTGCTCCTGGCTAGGTGGACTCCTCATCATTCTCTCCCCAATCATCATGACCAGTCAGCTGGATTTCTGTGCCTCCAATGTCCTGAATCATTATTACTGTGACTATGGACCTCTCATAGAAATATCTTGCTCAGACACACAGCTCCTAGAGCTGATTGACTTTATCTTAGCAGTTGTGACCTTGGTGGTCA TAGTGCTGGTGATTGTCTCCTACGCACGCATCATCCAGACCATTCTGAAGATCCCCTCTGCTCAGCAAAGGCAGAAGGCTCTTTCCATGTGTTCCTCCCACATGATCGTCATCTCCCTCTCttatggcagctgcatcttcatgtaCATAAAACCTTCGGCAAAAGAAGGAGTTGCCTTCAATAAGGGGGTAGCTGTACTCAATACCTCAATTGCCCCTTTATTAAACCCTTTCATTTACACTCTGAGgaataaacaagtaaaacaaGCCTTCAATAATGTGGCCAGAAAAATAGCgcatctttattcattttag
- the LOC110260681 gene encoding olfactory receptor 10P1, with protein MARENQTLPEFLLLGFSDLRALQGPLFWVVLLVYLVTLLGNSLIILLTRASPALHSPMYFFLRHLSVVEILYTTTIVPRTLADLASPHPRAISFQGCAAQMYVFIVLGISECCLLTAMAYDRHAAICRPLHYSTLMRGQACMVMVAVSWLMGIVTATTHSSLIFTLSFPSHPIIPHFFCDILPVLRRASAGKHGSEISVMTATVAFIMVPFSLIVTSYTRILGAILAMTSTRSRHKVFSTCSSHLLAVLLFFGTASVTYIRPQAGSSVTTDRILSLFYTVITPMLNPIIYTLRNKEVTTALRLMVKRQVPSP; from the coding sequence ATGGCTAGAGAAAATCAGACTCTGCCTGAATTCCTCCTGCTGGGATTTTCTGACCTCAGGGCTCTGCAGGGCCCCCTGTTCTGGGTGGTGCTTCTGGTTTACCTGGTCACCTTGCTGGGGAACTCTCTGATCATCCTCCTCACACGGGCCAGCCCCGCCCTGCactcccccatgtacttcttcctgcgCCACCTCTCCGTGGTGGAGATCCTCTACACCACCACCATCGTGCCCAGGACCCTGGCTGACCTGGCCTCCCCGCACCCCCGCGCCATCTCCTTCCAGGGCTGTGCAGCCCAGATGTATGTTTTTATCGTGCTGGGCATCTCAGAGTGCTGCCTGCTCAcagccatggcctatgaccgccaTGCCGCCATCTGCCGGCCGCTGCATTACTCCACCCTCATGCGCGGGCAGGCCTGCATGGTTATGGTGGCTGTCTCCTGGCTCATGGGCATCGTCACAGCCACCACCCATTCCTCCCTCATCTTCACCCTGTCTTTCCCCAGCCACCCAATCATCCCTCACTTCTTCTGCGACATCCTGCCGGTACTGAGACGGGCCAGTGCGGGGAAGCACGGGAGCGAGATCTCGGTGATGACAGCCACCGTGGCCTTCATCATGGTCCCCTTCTCTCTGATTGTCACCTCTTACACCCGCATCCTAGGTGCCATCCTGGCCATGACCTCCACCCGGAGCCGCCACAAGGTCTTTTCCACCTGCAGTTCCCACCTGCTCGCGGTCCTCCTCTTCTTCGGAACGGCCAGCGTCACCTACATCCGGCCGCAGGCAGGTTCCTCTGTCACCACGGATCGCATCCTCAGCCTCTTCTACACAGTCATCACGCCCATgctcaaccccatcatctacaCCCTTCGGAACAAGGAGGTGACAACGGCCCTGAGGCTCATGGTGAAGAGGCAGGTCCCCTCACCCTGA